GCCACCCCGGTTCCGCTGGACCGGGCGGCTGAGCCGACGCCGAGCGCGTCCGCCTGACCCGGCCCGCTCCGCTCGGTCAGTCGGTGGGGCGGCCGGTGTGGATGGCACGGACCGCGTCGATGGTGTCGGCCTCGGCGGCGGACTTGTCGTCGCGATACCGCGCCACCCGGGCGAACCGCAGCGCCATTCCCCCGGGATAACGGGAGCTTGTCTGCACCCCGTCGAAGGCGATCTCCACCACCTGCTCGGGGCGGACCCGGACCACCCAGTCGCCGCGCTCCACGGCCAGGTCGAGGAAGCGCTCGGTCTGCCAGCGCAGCAACTCGTCGGTGAGCCCCTTGAACGTCTTGCCGAGCATGACGAAGTCGCCGGTGTGCGGGTCACGCGCGCCCAGATGCAGGTTGGACAGCCAGCCCTGTCGTCGGCCACTGCCCCACTCGACGGCGAGCACCACCAGGTCGAGGGTGTGCCGGGGCTTGACCTTGACCCAGGCGGCACCGCGCCGGCCGGCGTCGTAGGGGGCGTCCGGTGCCTTGACCACCACGCCCTCCTGCCCGGCGTCGAGCGCGGCGGCGAACGCGGCTGCGGCCTGCTCGGGGGTGTCGACCTCCATGCGCCCCACCAGCAGCGAGGCGTCCACCGCACCGGCGAGGGCAGCCCACCGCTCCCGGCCAGGCAGGTCGATCAGATCCTGACCGTCGAGGTGCAGCAGGTCGAAGAAGTACGGAGTGAGCACGGTCGTGCCGGTGCTGGCGGCCGCCGCGAGCACCGCCGGGGCGACCGGTGTGCGCCCGGTGGTGCTGGGGGTGGTGCGTCGGGCGGCCCGGCTCGACGTCTGCTGGAACGGCAGCGGGCGGCCCGTCTCGTCCAGGCCGATCGCCTCGCCGTCGAGCACCAGCTCCCGGCCCGGCAGGGCACGGACCGCGGCGACCACCTCGGGCACCCGGGCGGTGATCTCGTCGAGGCTGCGGG
The window above is part of the Micromonospora sp. LH3U1 genome. Proteins encoded here:
- a CDS encoding ATP-dependent DNA ligase, which codes for MGCVRFLDLAATSAAVGATSGRRAKVELLADALRRLDPAEVEPGAGYLAGELRQRQTGVGYASLRDLPPPADEPTLTVAAVDAAIAQIAAVHGSGSQARRRALLGALYAAATADEQRLLTGLFSGELRQGAQAGLLADAVARAAEVPVATVRRALLLAGDLRAVAVAALAGGAAELAGFGLQVGRPLAPMLAQSAPSVDEALAATGTPAVVDVKLDGIRIQVHRSGADIAVFTRSLDEITARVPEVVAAVRALPGRELVLDGEAIGLDETGRPLPFQQTSSRAARRTTPSTTGRTPVAPAVLAAAASTGTTVLTPYFFDLLHLDGQDLIDLPGRERWAALAGAVDASLLVGRMEVDTPEQAAAAFAAALDAGQEGVVVKAPDAPYDAGRRGAAWVKVKPRHTLDLVVLAVEWGSGRRQGWLSNLHLGARDPHTGDFVMLGKTFKGLTDELLRWQTERFLDLAVERGDWVVRVRPEQVVEIAFDGVQTSSRYPGGMALRFARVARYRDDKSAAEADTIDAVRAIHTGRPTD